A region of the Candidatus Zixiibacteriota bacterium genome:
ATCCCAACCAGACCTATTATTTCGCTATCAAGGTGGTCGATGAGGCCGGCAACTGGTCCGGATTATCGAATGTGGCTGGCGGTCTTCCGGCCGATCTGATGCCCCCGGCGAAAATCAACGACCTTGGTTTTCTGCAGGATTTCGATATTGAGGATGGGTTGTTAAGACCGCGAGGTATATTGGGTCACAGGAATGAAATGATTATCGGTTGATGTGCCGATGATCGGATAAAAGTGTAAACCTCCGGTTAACCCGGAGCCCGACACCTCGAAATATCCCCGCCGCCGTGATATGGCGCCGGGGATTTTTTATATGCGGAATCTTGTCAATAATCGGAAAAGCCCCCCTTTTTCCCCCTTTGCTTTTCGGGTCAAAGTGCCGTATAATTGGGCGTTGAATATGCTTGAAAATCAATACCCTTTTTAAAAACAGGTGCTTATATGGCGGGACAAAATCTGATCGAAAAAATAGCCCGGAAACATGCCGTCGGACTCGAACCAAACCATATCGTCCACTCCGGCGATTATTTGTCCATCAAACCGGGTCATGTCATGACTCACGACAACACCGGCGCGGTAATCCCCAAATTCAAAGGAATCGGCGCCGCCAGAATCGCCAACCCTCGGCAGGTGGTTTTTACCCTCGACCATGATATCCAGAACAAATCCGAGGAAAACCTGGCCAAATACTCCAAAATCGAGGCCTTTGCAAAGGAGATGGGGGTCGATTTTTATCCCGCCGGACGCGGTATCGGCCACCAGATCATGTGCGAGGAAGGCTACGCCTGGCCGGGTACCATGGCGGTCGCCTCGGACAGCCATTCCAATATGTACGGCGGCCTGGGCTGTCTGGGCACCCCGGTAGTGCGAACCGATGCCGCCGCTATCTGGGCCACCGGGCGCACCTGGTGGCAGGTCCCGCCGGTGGCGCTGGTGGAATTAAAAGGGCAACTTCGGCCGGGAGTAACCGGCAAAGATGTCATTATCACCCTGTGCGGGTTTTTCAACAAGGATGAGGTCCTCAACCACGTCCTCGAGTTCACCGGTGACGGGGTCGCCGGGCTATCGATCGATCAGCGGCTGACTATCGCCAATATGACTACCGAATGGGGGGCGCTGGCCGGGGTGTTTCCGATTGATGAGCGGACCTGCCAATGGCTTGAGAATCGCGCCGAATATATTGTCAAACGCGGTCCGGCCCGGGTCCCGTCCGATGCCGATGGCGGCGAATTTCATCCCCGGATGAACCCCGACCGTATTCATGCTCTTCGGGCCGAGAATTTAAAGGCCGATACCGATGCGTTCTACGCCCGCAGACTGACCCTTGACCTGGCCACGGTTCAGCCGTATATCTCCGGCCCCAACACGGTCAAAGTGATGACCTCGGCGGCCGAGATGGATAAGAAGAATGTCAGGATTCACAAGGCTTATTTGATCTCGTGCGTCAACAGCCGGGTCGAGGATATCGCCCAGGCCGCGGCCGTGGTGAAAGGTCACCGGGTTGCCGATGGGGTCGAGTTTTATATCGCCGCGGCATCATCGGAGGTCCAGGCCGAAGCTGAAAAACGGGGCGACTGGCAGACTTTGATCGAGGCCGGGGCAATCGAACTACCGCCCGGATGCGGGACCTGTATTGGCCTGGGCCGGGGAACCCTTAATGACGGCGAAGTGGGCATCTCAGCCACCAACCGCAACTTTAAAGGACGGATGGGTTCCCGGAGCGCCGAGGCCTATCTGGCCTCACCGGCCGTGGTCGCCGCCTCGGCAATCGCAGGGAAAATCACGCTACCCGGAGAATTCGGTCAAATTCCCCTGAACGGTGAAATAACCATCAATAAGAAGCCCGAAAGCAAACCGGGGCTGGTCAGCATTATCGATGGTTTCCCGGATATTGTCGAGGGGGAATTGATTTTCTGTCACCAGGATAATCTCAACACTGATGGCATCTATCCCGGTAAATATACCTATATCGACGATTTCACTCCCGAACAACAGGCGCGCGTGGTGATGGAAAATTATGATCCGCAGTTCGGGAAAATCGTCAAAAAAGGCGATATTCTGGTTGGCGGCTTCACCTTTGGAAGCGGTTCCTCGCGCGAGCAGGCCGCCACGGCTCTGAAATACCGCGGTATAAGATTGGTCCTGGCCGGATCGTTCTCGGAGACGTACAAACGCAATGCCATCAATAATGGTTTTCTGGTCATCGAGGCGCCCGATCTGGTAACCGACCTGAAGCAGAAATTCGGGACCTCGCAGTTGACCGTCCGGACCGGAATCAACTGCAGTATTGATTTCAGGATGTCGATCTTGAACGCCCACGGAAAGTCATACTCCATCGATCCGGTCGGGGCGGCCGCCCAGGAATTGATTGTTATCGGCGGTTTGGAAAACTGGGTCAAAGAGAAACTCCGGGCCGGCGGGGAATAGGGCGGGTTGTCATTTGTGAATCAGCCGATCAGGCTTCTGAATAGGAATTTTTTCCTTCTCTGGCAGGGGCAACTGGTCAGCCAGCTCGGCAACCAGGTGCATGGTATTGCCATGATGTTCTGGCTGAAACATGCCACCGGGTCGGCAGGACTGATGGGTACCCTGATGATGCTTTCGATGTTGCCGGGAGTACTTCTGGGGCCGATCGGCGGGACCGTGGCCGACAATTTCTCACGCCGCAAAATTATAATCGCCAGTGATATTATCTGCGGTCTGGCCGTTCTTTCACTGGCCGGATTGCTGTTATGTTCTCCCGAAAATATATCCCTGGCCGTTGTCTGGTTATTCGTGGCCGGGATTCTGGTTGGAACCGTCAGCGCTTTTTTCCGTCCCGCGATTACGGCCGCCATTCCCGATCTGGTCCCGACCGATAAAGTGGCCGCGGCCAATTCGATGAATCAATCCTCCTTTCAGATTTCGTCACTTCTGGGTCAGGGGGCCGGGGGAGTCTTGTACCGCGTCCTGGGGGCACCGGTACTTTTTTTGATCGATGGTCTGACATACCTTTTTTCCGCAATAAGCGAAATGTTTATTATCATTCCACAAAACATTCCCGAGAAAACCCCCGGTTTCAAACCAATCATGAGAAAATTCCTTACCGATACCGCCGTCGGGTTTGATTATGTCTGGAGGAACCGGGGAATGAAAACCGTGTTTCTGACAGCCGCCGTCCTCAATTTCCTGATATCCCCGGTAGTTGTACTGCTCCCGTTCTATGTCGAAGATCACCTGAAAACCACGTCAGACTGGTTCGGTTTTATGATTGCCGCCCTCGGGGCCGGATCGCTGATCGGTTATGCGCTGGCCGGAATGTTGAAGATCGCCGGCAAAACAAGGAGTCTTCTGTTGATTCTGTTCCTGATTTTGCTCAGTCTGGATTTTGCCCTGCTTGGTATTTCCGGTAACAGGTTTTTTTCCCTTTTGCTTTTTTTGATAATGGGAATTATGACCGGAGTAATCAATATCAATATTATTACCGTCCTTCAGGTTATGACTCCGGGTGAAATCCGGGGACGGGTGTTTGGTCTTTTGGGAACCATCACCGGCGGGCTTATGCCGATCGGGATGGGCCTGGCCGGAGCCGTCTCCGAGATACTTGACAATAATATCCCGCTGATCTTTATTATCTGCGGCCTGGCTATGGCCGGTGTGAATATAGTCATGGCTTTTGATAAACATTTTCGAGAATTTTTGGCGTGCGAGATAAATAATAATAATAATACCGAATCGAAAGAGGAATAACATGGACAAGTCAATATCCCGGCAAATCGCCGAATTCGCGGTTGGTCTCAAATATGAGGATTTACCCGAAAACGT
Encoded here:
- the lysF gene encoding homoaconitase, whose protein sequence is MAGQNLIEKIARKHAVGLEPNHIVHSGDYLSIKPGHVMTHDNTGAVIPKFKGIGAARIANPRQVVFTLDHDIQNKSEENLAKYSKIEAFAKEMGVDFYPAGRGIGHQIMCEEGYAWPGTMAVASDSHSNMYGGLGCLGTPVVRTDAAAIWATGRTWWQVPPVALVELKGQLRPGVTGKDVIITLCGFFNKDEVLNHVLEFTGDGVAGLSIDQRLTIANMTTEWGALAGVFPIDERTCQWLENRAEYIVKRGPARVPSDADGGEFHPRMNPDRIHALRAENLKADTDAFYARRLTLDLATVQPYISGPNTVKVMTSAAEMDKKNVRIHKAYLISCVNSRVEDIAQAAAVVKGHRVADGVEFYIAAASSEVQAEAEKRGDWQTLIEAGAIELPPGCGTCIGLGRGTLNDGEVGISATNRNFKGRMGSRSAEAYLASPAVVAASAIAGKITLPGEFGQIPLNGEITINKKPESKPGLVSIIDGFPDIVEGELIFCHQDNLNTDGIYPGKYTYIDDFTPEQQARVVMENYDPQFGKIVKKGDILVGGFTFGSGSSREQAATALKYRGIRLVLAGSFSETYKRNAINNGFLVIEAPDLVTDLKQKFGTSQLTVRTGINCSIDFRMSILNAHGKSYSIDPVGAAAQELIVIGGLENWVKEKLRAGGE
- a CDS encoding MFS transporter → MNQPIRLLNRNFFLLWQGQLVSQLGNQVHGIAMMFWLKHATGSAGLMGTLMMLSMLPGVLLGPIGGTVADNFSRRKIIIASDIICGLAVLSLAGLLLCSPENISLAVVWLFVAGILVGTVSAFFRPAITAAIPDLVPTDKVAAANSMNQSSFQISSLLGQGAGGVLYRVLGAPVLFLIDGLTYLFSAISEMFIIIPQNIPEKTPGFKPIMRKFLTDTAVGFDYVWRNRGMKTVFLTAAVLNFLISPVVVLLPFYVEDHLKTTSDWFGFMIAALGAGSLIGYALAGMLKIAGKTRSLLLILFLILLSLDFALLGISGNRFFSLLLFLIMGIMTGVININIITVLQVMTPGEIRGRVFGLLGTITGGLMPIGMGLAGAVSEILDNNIPLIFIICGLAMAGVNIVMAFDKHFREFLACEINNNNNTESKEE